A stretch of the Aphis gossypii isolate Hap1 chromosome 2, ASM2018417v2, whole genome shotgun sequence genome encodes the following:
- the LOC114125613 gene encoding acetyl-coenzyme A transporter 1-like yields MTKTTNNEYKIKKSSDIPNDSSWQKPNLKGDWCNIFLLVLLYTIQGIPCGFSAGLPIILQSKYMVTYDDQGSYSFVMWPYTIKLLWAPIVDSFYIRRIGQRKSWFIPVQYLIGALLLYFASNMDEWLPESGKPNLKIIVYLLFIINLLNTTQDIIVDSWALTMLKKNNVSYASTCNFIGLFLGMLIGSSSPILLSSEEFCNKYLRLTPGSGGIITIKNIILLWSVVILIIATFVTIFKKEKDIKLEYAKNNIFQNYKLIWNILKHSSMSVFSMTFLTSGIGNCVMDSIAHLKLIDAGVSKEDIMLLTTAMSVLKIIIPIPVSKYTGGPKQLSLIMKCTPIRLFWNIPYALLIYFTPFLIKNNGVVNIPVYYYLILGFIFIINELLSDTIHLSYSAFCIKISDPRFGGTYLTLFSTVRTLSWILPNTVVLKMIGILTFKKCSNICSKTDFPNICNTTEQSYNCVTIVDGYYVEAAICMVIGFVWYGIFKRIYKNLELKNRSHWIVDVNKPPISEDI; encoded by the exons ATGACAAAAACaacgaataatgaatataaaattaaaaaatcttcaGATATACCAAATGATTCATCTTGGCAAAAACCAAATTTGAAAGGAGATtggtgtaatatttttttattggtattacTTTACACTATCCAAGGAATACCTTGTGGTTTTTCAGCGGGCTtaccaataattttacaaagtaaatatatgGTAACTTATGACGATCAA GGTTCCTATAGTTTTGTTATGTGGccatatacaataaaattattatgggcTCCAATTGTCGATTCATTCTACATACGGCGAATAGGCCAACGAAAATCTTGGTTTATACctgttcaatatttaatag GTGCGTTGTTACTATACTTTGCTAGTAACATGGATGAATGGTTACCTGAATCAGGAAAACCGAACCTTaagataattgtatatttgttgtttatcATAAACTTGTTGAATACTACTCAAGATATAATTGTTGACAGCTGGGCATTGACTATGTTGAAAAA aaataaCGTTAGTTATGCATCCACTTGCAATTTCATAGGTTTGTTTTTGGGTATGTTAATTGGATCTTCTAGCCCAATTCTTCTTTCATCTGaggaattttgtaataaatatttacgacTCACGCCTGGTTCAGGAGGAATAATCACTATCAAAA ATATAATTCTTCTTTGGAGTgttgtgattttaattattgcaaCTTTCGTtaccatatttaaaaaagaaaaggaTATTAAGTTAGAATACGcaaagaacaatatttttcaaaattataaattaatatggaaTATATTAAAGCATTCTAGCATGAGCGTATTTTCAATGACTTTTCTAACATCCGgg ATTGGAAATTGCGTAATGGATTCAATTGcacatttgaaattaattgacGCCGGTGTTTCTAAAGAAGACATTATGTTACTCACTACTGCCATgtctgttttaaaaataattatacctattccGGTGTCAAAGTATACTGGGGGTCCGAAACAGCTCAgtttaattatgaaatgtaCGCCAATaag attattttggAACATACCATATGctttgttgatttattttacgccttttttaataaaaaataatggagTTGTGAATATtccagtttattattatttaattttgggttttatatttataataaatgag ctGCTTTCCGACACCATACATCTTTCGTATTCCGCCTTCTGCATTAAGATTAGTGATCCTCGATTTGGAGGCACTTACTTAACGTTATTCAGTACTGTTCGAACTTTATCATGGATACTACCAAATactgtagttttaaaaatgattggtATTTTAACATTCAAGAAGTGTTCAAACATATGTTCTAAGACAGATTTTCCAAAT ATTTGTAATACTACAGAACAAAGCTATAACTGTGTGACAATTGTGGATGGTTACTATGTCGAAGCAGCTATTTGTATGGTGATTGGATTTGTTTGGTATGGTATCTTTAAACGCATTTACAAAAatcttgaattaaaaaatcgttCACATTGGATTGTCGATGTGAATAAACCACCTATTTCagaagatatttaa
- the LOC114125611 gene encoding acetyl-coenzyme A transporter 1-like, which yields MDKSYKDEYDPEEVRVNKSTVTNTPNLKGDWLNFYLLLFLYILQGFPIGLSSTFPIILQSRKMVTYEEQALFSIVLWPYTMKVLFAPLVDSLYIKRIGRRKSWLLPIQFLIGTILIYTSKNIDNWLPETGKPNLRMIICVIFSINVLSAIQDVVVDAWSLTMMKKNNVGYGATCNSVGLPIGMFIASVGPILLVSEDINNKYFRVTPTTGGLMTLQSFMYLWGIIFVLITILIGIFKKEKCNSLELDHKRISVFQNYKLLWNILKKPEIKLLAIALLTARFGFSAMEAPSNLKLIDAGVSKDDIMIIVTGMYAMKFIMTTFLSKHISGPKCMDYYLTMTPIRLFWSITCMGLVYYTPSLINNNGDIKVPVYYYCLLALIFAVNELLSFFMLLALYAFFCRLSDPCFGGTYMALFNTLYFLGWLIPNTLVLQMIDFLTFSTCSNDIKNNCLTPDLKNVCAANGGSCGVYVDGYYITIFISIVVGSIWYFVFRNRLKNYQLIRMRV from the exons ATGGATAAATCATACAAAGATGAATACGATCCCGAGGAAGTTCGGGTTAATAAATCTACCGTAACTAACACTCCCAATCTGAAGGGAGATTGGTTAAATTTCTACTTGTTGTTATTCCTTTACATCTTGCAAGGATTTCCTATAGGCTTATCCAGTACTTTTCCAATAATTTTACAGAGTAGAAAAATGGTGACTTATGAAGAACAG gcTTTATTTAGTATTGTGCTTTGGCCTTATACAATGAAGGTTTTATTTGCTCCATTAGTGGattcattatacataaaacggATTGGTAGAAGAAAATCGTGGTTATTgcctattcaatttttaatag ggacaattttgatttatacatcAAAGAATATCGATAATTGGTTACCCGAAACAGGCAAACCAAACCTTAGGATGATCATATGTGTGATATTCTCCATCAATGTTTTGTCTGCGATTCAAGATGTTGTTGTTGATGCTTGGTCATTAACTATGATGAAAAA AAATAATGTGGGTTATGGTGCTACGTGCAATTCAGTAGGATTACCAATTGGAATGTTCATCGCTTCAGTTGGCCCAATTCTATTAGTATCCGAAgacattaacaataaatattttcgagTTACACCTACTACGGGTGGTTTAATGACACTACAAA gttttatgtatttatggggcattatatttgtattgattacaatattgattggtatatttaaaaaagagaaATGTAATAGTTTGGAATTGGATCACAAAAGGATCAGCGTTttccaaaattataaactgttatggaacattttaaagaagccagaaataaaattattagcaaTCGCTTTGCTGACAGCTAGG tttggaTTTTCTGCAATGGAAGCTCcgtcaaatttgaaattaatcgaTGCTGGAGTATCTAaagatgatattatgataatagtaaCAGGCATGTATgctatgaaatttattatgacaACTTTCCTATCAAAACACATAAGTGGTCCTAAATGCATGGATTACTATCTTACAATGACACCAATCag ATTGTTTTGGAGTATTACGTGCATGGGATTGGTTTATTATACTCCtagtttaattaacaataatggaGATATAAAAGTtcctgtttattattattgcttattagCATTAATTTTTGCAGTGAATGAG tTGCTGAGTTTTTTCATGTTATTAGCATTATACGCTTTCTTTTGTCGACTAAGCGATCCATGTTTTGGCGGCACGTATATGgcgttatttaatacattatactttcTGGGATGGTTAATACCAAATACATTGGTTCTACAAATGATTGATTTTCTAACTTTTAGTACATGTTCAAACGATATAAAAAACAACTGCCTTACtccagatttaaaaaat GTATGTGCCGCAAATGGAGGAAGTTGTGGAGTGTACGTGGACGGCtactatataacaattttcataTCTATAGTCGTTGGATCAATATGGTACTTTGTGTTTAGAAACagacttaaaaattatcaactaaTAAGAATGAGAGtttaa
- the LOC114125609 gene encoding acetyl-coenzyme A transporter 1-like has product MTTHTKNEEISEKPKDSTLDKPNLKGDWLNFYFLILIYTFQGTTTGLSYAFPIILQNTKLVTYNDQAILSFVLWPFSFKLLWAPVVDALYLRWIGRRKSWYIPIQLLIGILFLIFADNIDNWLPVSGKPNLNMIVCVLFLINFLAATQDIVVDSWALSLLKKNNVSYSSTCNSTGIAFGLYIGSVCPILLSSEYFCNKYLRFTPDEGGILTIRSFLLFWGIVFVFVTILIIFKKERNSELKEDDDQIKIDIIQSYKMLWNIFKIKHMKLLLMAILTSMIGFCTSESVTNLKLIDAGVSKDDIMVITTAMFILKMCLPIFVTKYTTGPKPISLYLKMVPIRLAWGTFFAVLIYYTPNVIQNYGHLPVYYYLVMGLVFAVNRILAQIMVTCMIAFFSRISDIRFGGMYMTLLNTVRSIGWVIPNTSFLKMVDTLTFNSCSNDVQNSCSTPDLENICSLNDGNCETIVDGYYVEVVMCLVIGFIWYAVYKRHLKFFESKDRSHWLLDLNRPGNV; this is encoded by the exons atgacaacacatacaaaaaatgaagaaatatCAGAAAAGCCAAAGGACTCTACTTTGGATAAACCAAATCTGAAGGGAGAttggttaaatttttattttttgatattaatttatacttttcaaGGAACTACTACAGGTTTGTCCTACGCTTTTCCCATAATTCTTCAAAACACGAAACTTGTGACATATAATGATCAA gcTATATTAAGTTTTGTACTATGGCCTTTCAGCTTTAAACTCTTATGGGCACCAGTAGTAGACGCACTATATTTGCGGTGGATAGGACGACGGAAATCATGGTATATTCCTATTCAATTACTAATCG GGATACTCTTTCTTATTTTTGCTGATAACATTGATAACTGGTTACCTGTGTCAGGTAAACCAAACCTCAATATGATCGTATGCGTACTGTTcctcattaattttttagctGCGACTCAGGATATAGTAGTTGACAGTTGGGCATTAAGCTTGTTGAAAAA AAATAATGTGAGTTATTCATCCACGTGTAATAGCACAGGTATAGCATTTGGTTTGTATATTGGTTCCGTCTGTCCAATTCTTCTTTCATCTGAATACTTTTGTAACAAATACTTAAGATTCACCCCAGACGAAGGAGGAATATTAACCATTAGAA gttttctattattttgggGCATAGTGTTCGTGtttgttacaattttaattatatttaaaaaagaaagaaacaGTGAGTTAAAAGAAGACGACGATCAAATTAAGATCGATATTATTCAGAGTTATAAGATGTtatggaatatttttaaaatcaaacacaTGAAGTTATTGTTAATGGCTATTCTGACGTctatg attGGATTTTGTACATCAGAATCCGTCACAAATTTGAAACTTATTGACGCTGGTGTATCCAAAGATGACATTATGGTAATAACTACAGCTATGTTTATTCTGAAAATGTGTTTACCAATTTTTGTAACCAAATACACAACGGGTCCGAAACCGATAAGCTTGTATTTAAAGATGGTGCCAATCAG ATTGGCTTGGGGTACTTTTTTCGCTGTGCTGATTTATTACACTCCAAATGTAATTCAAAACTATGGACATTTGccagtgtattattatttagttatggGACTTGTATTCGCAGTAAACAGG atatTGGCCCAAATTATGGTAACATGTATGATAGCATTTTTCTCACGGATTAGTGATATTCGTTTCGGAGGCATGTACATGACGTTGCTAAACACTGTTCGTAGCATAGGATGGGTAATACCAAATACGTCGTTTCTTAAAATGGTCGACACGTTGACGTTTAATTCGTGTTCGAATGATGTCCAAAATAGTTGTTCAACGCCAGATTTAGAAAAT aTATGCAGTTTAAACGATGGAAATTGTGAGACAATTGTGGATGGCTATTATGTCGAAGTAGTCATGTGTTTGGTTATCGGATTTATTTGGTATGCCGTTTACAAGAGACATCTTAAGTTTTTCGAATCAAAGGATCGTTCTCATTGGTTATTAGATTTGAATCGACCAGGGAATGTTTAA